The Haliotis asinina isolate JCU_RB_2024 chromosome 3, JCU_Hal_asi_v2, whole genome shotgun sequence genome segment GATAGATAGGGTGCGTTGTGTGTGAAGCGAGTTAGGGTGGGTCGTGGGTGATGATAGTTAGGGTGGGTTGTGTATGATAAGAGTTAGGGTGGGTTGTGTATGATGATAGTTAGGGTGAGTTGTGGGTGATCAGAGTTAGGGTGAGTTGTGGGTGATGGGAGTTAGTGGGTAGGTGGATGGCAGAATGAGTCAGCATTTAAAAGTGCTAGAACGATATCATGACTCGGTTAAGGGAAGCAATTCTACCGGCAAATTCTGCTTTGGTCGAACCCTGGACCACACTTTGCATGTATCACAAATGTTCCACGGCGCTTAAAACCCAAGTCATGTCACAGGACCTGGCAAGCAATGTGGAATTCCTATGTACTGTTTTATACTGATTCAAATTCCTGCCAAGAGAGTAACTATTTGGGCACATGTATATgcaattcacacattgtactcagaAGGTTACAAAACCTCCCTGACTAATAAGAAAGAAATTGCATACATTCTCGCTTAAGGCATTTCGCCGATCACCCCTATGATGAAATAGATGTTCATGTCCGTAGAGAtatagggtagcctagtagttaaagcgttcgctcgtcagaccgaagacccgggttcgactgcccacatgggtacaatgtatgaagccagcTCAGTTCACGTCTCGCATGTATTAGATCTGAATACGATCAGTGCACAGACATTGTTATATTCGGGGACCTTAATGCCCGAACTGCATCCCAGGATGACTTTCTGATTGAAAATCAGAATGATAAACGTTTCATAGATTCAGGTGAACTGTATAGTATTGATGAATTTTCAAAACCCAGAAAGCCGCAAGATGAAAAAGTAAGTAAGTATGGTCTATTGTTGTTACGATTATGTAAACAGCTAGATGTGCATATTGTGAATGGTAGAACTCCTGGAGATTTGTGGGGTTCATTTACGTATGTTGGACCAGCCGGAACAAGTTTGGTTGATTACTTTTTGGTGTCAACTGGGTGTTTTGGTAAGGTGATAAACTCGTTTGTACATAGTAGAAGAGATTCGGATCATTTACACGTTTCTTGTCAGATCTCTTTTGATATTCATCATGCTGCTGGTTGTGAGACAGGTTTGCCGGGTACATGTACCACCACCCCGATAACGAAGTACATCTGGTCCGACACGGGTAGAGATGTTTATATGGAAAACTATAGCTCAAATCAGGCTTCAGATTTTGTTGGATAGGTTCCTCCGGTGTGTAGATGGGAATGTAGATGAGGCGGCAGTCTGTTTGATTAAACTTATACAATTATCTGGAGAACACTTTCGGAAAGCTCCATATTCTGAGTGTGGAACTGCTGTAAATGAACAACCAGAGTGGTTTGAAGAGGAAAtgttcaattttgaaaaaaaattaattataGCAGCTCCTCAGAGCACAATATTGTAAAGGAAATCATGAACATTTCTTGCAAAGCAAGAAGGAATTTAGAAAAGTATGTCAGGAAAAAAAGAAGGCTTTTCAAAAAGAGCAAACTGCATTATAGCGATTGTAAATCCTTTTGGCGATCCGTAAAATCCgtgttacaaacaaaacacagatcaAACGGTATTTCACCAGAGGTTTCGTACCATTACTTTAAAGACCTGCCGAAACTCAGAAACTAGTGAATTTGATGTTTCCGTAGCAAAATTTATCAAAGAACATAACCATTTAACTTGCTCTGATTGTAATAATTCAACGATGTTATCTGAAGACATTACCGAAAATGAGATTGTTAAAGCCATTCAGTCTTTAAAGCAAAATAAGGTTCCGGGAATAGATGGAATTCCATCTGAGTTGTATAAGAATTCTCCACATCTGATTCCTTATATACAGTTGTTATGTTATTTTATTCTATACTAGACTGTGGAATGTTTCCCGACTCTTGGAACACAGTAATGATTCTCCCATTATTTAAGAAAGGTGATCTGACGGACCCAAATAACTATAGGGGTATTTCTTTATTAAATGCTCTGGGGAAAGTGTTTACATGTATCATAGAACACAGACTGAGAGTATGGTTAGAGATGAATAATATTCTCTCTGAAGCTGGAGCCGGATTTAGGCAGGATTATTCCCCCTCAGATAATACTTTTGTACTGCAGTCATTAGCACAAAAATATCTCAGAAAAACTAAACATCgtttttacgctgcattcataGATTTTCGGAAGGCGTTTGATTCAGTTGATAGAAACAAACTGCTGTATCAACTTCTCTAACATGGAATTCATTGAAAACTTTACAAAGTCTTAGTAGGCATGTATGAAAATGTTCGTGCTTGTGTTAAAGTTGGAGACTCTATTACAGGCATGTTTTCCACATCTAGTGGCGTAAGACAAGGCTGCATGCTGAGTCCCTTATTGTTCATATTCTTTATAAATCAGCTTGCTTCTGATCTGCAAAATGACGATTGCCATGGTATCTTTGTCAATGATCCTGTTGAAGTTATTAAGTTACTTttatttgcagatgacattgtGTTAGTTGCAGATTCTGTGGTTGACTTGCAGAGGAAGTTGAATGTTTTAGAATTATTTTGCAGTAAATGGGGATTAGTGGTTAATATGGAAAAGTCAAACATTATTGTGTTTCGTAACAGTGGAATGATTAGAAATGCTGAAAAGTGGTATTTCAATGGCATCCAAATGAAAACTGTCACGTATTATAAATATCTAGGTGTAATATGTTCTTAACGACTGTGCTGGTCAACAGCCTGTCAAACTCTTGCAAATCAAGCATCGAAAGAATGTTTTCCTATCTACCAGCTCATGAAAAGTTACCCAGATCTTTCTTTGAAGGCTATTCTGTCCATATTTGATACAAAAATCGCACCCATTGCATGTCATGGCAGTGAGATTTGGAGGTTTACCTTTAGGGAAAGTATAGAAAGAGTTCATAGTAATTTCTTCAAACATTATCTTGGTTTGTCGAAACGATCTTCATCAAATGCAGTTCTTGGTGAGTTAGGACGTTATCATCTGTCAGTTAATTACGTCTGCCGGTGTATAAAGTATTGGTGTAGACTGATCCATATGGACTCCACACGATGCCCCCGTGCTTGTTATAATATGCTTAAAGCCCATGATGAAGCTGGCAGTGTAAACTGGACTTCTCTTGTCAGAATGTTGTTATTTCAAACTGATAATCATGTGCTTGGATTTTTCAAGAATGTGGACATGTATGTCATTTTATGACTTTGTTTAAACAGACATGTATAGAGTTAAACATTCAGTCTTGATACGGGAAAATAGAAGCATTTTCATTTCCTCTtataaaactgtctttgaaCAAGAAAAGTATCTGAATGCTGATATTGATAGAGATTTGACTAAAACACTTGCAAAGTTTAGATGCTTATCACATTGTTTAAAAATTCAAAAACTGCGTTTTACCAAATGTACTGATCAGAGTGATTTGTTTTGTGAACGCTGCAGTCTAAAAGTTATTGAAGATGAGTTTCATTTCGTACTTGTCTGTccatattttaaggaaagtagaAATAATCTCCTAccaaatatttttgtcagtatCCAACAAGAGATAAATTTATTCAATTGATGTCATatacaaataaaaacatcacGAAAGGTCTAGCCGTTTACCTTAAAAGGAATATGTATAATTGTACTTAATCTCCCACACCTAAATGTACATTTATTAGTTAACAGTAGTGTATGAATATATGTTCAGTGAATACTTTGTATTAGCGCCCTGGGCTACGCGGCCTCCAATGCTGAAATAAAGTCTCTCTCttgtgtgtgaagccaatttctggtgtcctccgtcgtgatattgctggaataatgctaaaagctgcgtaaaaccaaactcactcacgtatGTAAGCAGATACTTACTTATGCAAGGATATTTGAATGAGCAGTGTTTACACCAGTGTTTAACAAATATGACACAAAGcatttttacatttttagaGCCAAGGACACTCGAATGCTTTCTGTATGCAGATGCTACAAATATGACACAAAGCATTTTTACACTTTTGGAGCCAAGGACACTCGAACGATTTCTGTACAGAGATGCTACATTTATTGTCTTCTCCATTGACAACTCACCGTGGACACCACCGGGTGTCAGGAGGGACCGAGACAGTGGGTGATTGTTGATATAATTTTGCAAACACAAATCTTAAGAGATTTTCAGTGATCGTATATCACGGTTATCTGGCATTTTACGCTCAGCGGAAAAAAATGAGACTGATTATTTTCTGGAGTTGAGattttacaattttttttatttgcaaaAGATGACGGTTAAACAATATGAAAGCTAAACGGGGAAAACCAATAGGTTCGAGGAAGTAAACTTCATCATCTCGTGTTCCGTTTTCTCTTAACGAATTAGCACCTTCTTTACGAAAAGTTTCtttttctaaaacaaaatgcTCCAGATGATGCTGATCTCCTGCTCTCGATGCTGAGCCATGTACTCTCTTCTAACTTAAATCGCTCCTCAGCATGTTCCTCATAGGTCCAAATGATTGTCCTTTTCCAGGTGTCTTCGGTACTCTATAAAACAGATTCTTGTGTCCGCACGGTTATCGATGGTGGTGACGTAGACTCCTCCCTTCCATCAGCACAAAACAGAGAAACAACATGCATCCGGAACACCTTTGACGTGAATACATAGACGAAAGGGTTGGACACACAGTTGATGAAGGGTAGCATGATCATCACATCCCTCACGTGATGAACTGATTGCGAGTAAGTAGAATTGGAGATGGTTTGGCGTGTGTATATAGCCATCCCAATCCGCGGTGCCACACTCAGAAGGAATATGACGGTCAGTATAAAGAACATGCCAGTGGGGTTTGAAAGCTTCTTATGACCTTGACCCCTTGACAATGGATGCCTTGACATTTGACGTTTGTGAGCTGCAATGTGCTTTCCTATTAACGAGTACAGAACGACTAGTGTAACAACGACAGCACTTAGTTCTAGCAACATCCACGTAATGTATATATGGGTGTAGAGACTTGTTTGAGCAAATCCACAGTAAGGTACTTGTGCCAAACACCGGAATTTTACTCTTGCCCGGGTTACTCCAAGCAGAAACATATGGGGAGAACACGACGCCACAGAAAACAGGACACATCCCAATAATATTTTCTTGGCCATAGAAGCATTTATCTGGGACTGATGAGTTTTACACATTTTCCTGTATCTCTGAATAGCGATTGTGACGTAAATCACGCCAGTGTTTATGACAAAGACATGCTGCCCAACGGAAAACCATTTGCAGAAAAAATCCTCTTCTATGTTACTCTTGAATATTACAAGCGCTGGTAGCAGACAAGACGTGCCGACAAGGTTGAGGATAGTGAGGACCTTGATGAAGAAGCTGATGACAGGGATGTTGATCTTCTTGGCGTAGATGTAGAAGATGATGGCGTTTCCTGGGATCCCCACAAACACCAGCAGCACACCGACAGAGACGATGGAGGGATAAAGCTGGATGAAGTTGGGACCACGGACAGGTCCCGTTTCCTCACAATCTGAATTCGacatttctgaaatgaaagGAAACAATGAATCGTCCGAGTCAATAGGACTGATAATGAGGCCAAAGAGTTTACATGCGAATCCAAAATGCCTTTGATGTGACCTGGTTGTATCTATGTGGTGTAACCAGTGTGCGGAATGGTGTCCAAATTTTGCTAGAAAAAGACTGCAAATGACCCCGTGAAAATTCATCtgccagtcgggccagtgactgtggagatttgaTGGTAGGACTGGAATTTTACCTGCAACCGCGCTTTCCggccagtggctatttcacacactggaaGCAACGCATGGTAATCCAGCCCACTAATAGTAACACTTTACGAAGCACAGTTACCTTTCCCGTAACTATGAGGATCTGGTAAGCTTATGTCACAAAGTCTTTGCATTTTCGAATCTAAATCTGAACCTAAAATCCACATGTTGATACATATGTACATTCTATTTATCACAGAGGAAAATAGCTGTTGTTGACTCTTGGGTCGCTGCATGCACATACAAATATAATTGGCCTTCAAcagaccatgcttgtcgtaagaggtggcacatgtcatcgtatcccagagaCGTAGATCGAAGCTCGTGATGTCGATCCtttattgtctggtctagacacgATTTATTACAAACCGCTATCATTcttctagaatattgctgagagtggcgttaaAAAAACGAACAAGCAATCAAAAACACAGGACGCACGTTGTACCACTTGTagaaacaactcaaaaactaCTTCAACGGTTATCACAGTCCACAAAtcgaaacaaaaacgaaacgaATACCTAATTTTGCTGTAAGCAGAAACACGTTGTTCACGCCTAAAGTACCGTCAAACCTCGGATGAAGGTGTTGTCAACTCGGAATGAACACATGGTTCAACGTGCCTCCCGTGTTACCTTATCGCTGTTATATTAacttataaatattttatttcctttCACATCACCTTCCGCTTGCATACGTGTGGTTTCATGTGAAACTCTATGTATATCCTTAAGTCCTCACAGTGTACAAGGTACACAATGTCGAGTCGGCCTTGTTTCGTTCACATAGCGACGAGACCAAATTCAGTTCAGGTGTGTACaggcagcgttcgaaataaaCACTAGCCCGGTAGCCCGATGCTAGGTAAAACTTCAACGGGCTAGTAAAAATAGAACGACGGTAGCCCGGTTTGCTGGTGTAAATTTTCAGTCTGTGGAAATTTCTCAACTGCAAGTGGCGCCATGGTCTCCTTTCCACCCTGGTTAAATGCTTAAGTAGACTGCCACTGTTTGCATAGTTATAAACCTGAAATTTGTGCTGAATCATCTGGTCCTGACAATTTGGAACGTTGATGTTAAACTTTGAACTTTATGCACGAAATAATGAATAACTACTTTTAACAGTCTTGCATTTTTATGTACTTCGGCTAATAAATGTTCATTCGCTAGTAACTTTAAAATGTCCTAGCCAGGTTTACTAATGTTCCCGCAAAAGTATTCCATACACTTTGTACAGGTGTTGTTCTCGGTTATGTATGTTATCTTCTTGACACAGCCACAACTAAACTCGTCATGCAAGTTCCTGTCACTCAAAGCCGTGACCACTGCAACCCTCTCAACATCTCAGTCTCACTCATGTCAAGACTACGTACCAGCACGACTAATCTCAAGAACGAAACGATCTGATCATATCTCCCCAGTTCTCCAGTATCTCCACTGGTTTCCcatcaaacaaatcataacCTTCAAGATCCCCCTCATCATCAATAGCTGCATCTCTGTTGACAATTCTTGGTCTTATCTCAAGGCCTTTGTCACTCTCCACAAACCCAGACGATCTCTTAACTCCGGCGACCAGTTCCTTCTCTCCACTCAGGAAAAACATGAATGAGTAACAGAGCGAGATTGAAAATGGTCCCGAATtacttttgtgaaatatttaaatcaGATTTTAGGGATGAAAAGATTTTTGCATCTATTCCGGTGTGTGGCTCCTTGTCTATAGTGTTTAGTGCCCGGAATAGTACCGGTGTAAACAACTGTGATACTGTGCGCCTCCTCTTCACTTCACTTTATTCTCAATAGGCCACCACTGGTGGTATAACAGTACCCACTACACACATCATTTATTACATAGAGTTATTTGTAGCCAGCATCAGGGAGGACAAAAACAAGTACCAAGCTGGTGTCCCGACCGTGGACCCACCTTATGCTGGGTCATATAATCTTGACTGTCACTCCATGAGCCAAAGGGAAGAACTGGAACTTCAACTGGAGTAATGCAAACCCAATCCATTCAAGGTTTGTGTCCACCTGTGCTTAAAGTACTACTgcataaaaactcactcactcactcattcactcactccaaataCTAATTAGATGTCGTGCAAAGACAAGGTCCACACCATcatgaatgaaatttgtttATAATGATGGCAAGTAGATGTTCAACACCCATACCACTACCAGCAATTGAAGACTTGAAACCCACAATCATGGAAATAGCAAGGGTGGCGACACTGTGCATGGACAGTTTTCAATACAACAGCGTGAGCGAATGAGGTTTTATGCctcttacagcaatattccatgaagATCACACACATATGTGGAGTGacaaattaaacattttaaccacttgaGTAATCAAGGGACAGAACAGTTTGCAGGTAATTGCACAACAACACAAGGTTTGTCACAAAGTAACATCCCTTGTTTGCTTTCAGTGACAGCTTGTttgtgagggtgagggtgagggtgagtttagttttacgctgcacttatgtgacatgtcaaccaagtcagcgagcctgaccacccgattccgttaatcgcctcttacgacgagcacagctgccttttatggcaagcatgggttgctgaaggcctattctacccaaggaccttcacaggttgctTGGTTGTGAAACTAGGATGAGTGTCACATGAAACTATAAATACCAATATACAtgcaatacataataaaaacaacatgtttgttttatatctttTAAATTTATTAATATAGTTATCTTTGTTGTAGAACATGCACATACACCAGATGTTTTTGGATCTGACCACAGTAAGATGTAGGGGTTATCTTCATAACATATCACACCTCAAACATCAAGCAAACtgatatataccattaaaaaaaagtaggggatattggatctAAAATGCAAACGATGAAGCCAGGAAGGAAacagatgaagagaaattaagggaaaatgtgacaatttattccattcctttggaaacatATCATCTATATGAATATGTAATTAtgtttctcatatgcattggcactgGCTAGTAGTATACTCACAATATGGAATATCCCCTCCTGTTTTTGTAATGGTATATTATTGAATACATCTATGAGAACATCAAAGAAATTGTGTTTTCGCACTATACTGGTATTCATTAATGTATTCCACAAATACACGTTTTTTGGTCAAATATGCACAGACATGTATTGTGTTGTGAACTCTCGCAATGCATACAATCAGACATTTCATAATGATGCAATAGGGTGATAGTGCTGTTAATATCACTTTACATGTAGAATAGCATGCTTATttaaaaagtggtcaaatgtaacatatgctatatttAAACATTTTCAATTAAGTCCTGAATTCAGTATTTTCCTCAGGTCAAAACCTATCCAGGATTTGAATGCTCAGTAGTAGACTCAGGTATCTAATCACCacctactgcttgacaagtattagatgagccacgacctgacaaatgaccccaattgaAACAAGTGGGAGACAGGTTGTTGTCTAAATATGTGTGATGGTGATTAGCTGCCTGACTCCCTGAGTGTGAGTTTGAATCCTGGACAGGACTCAACTAAAAAATGTACTAAAATCTGTGCAGAGCAATCCCCTAAATGACACATGTTACGGATGTAAGAGTTGTCTGCCCTAGCAGCAGTTAATGGGTGCCACTCAAAACTCAGCAGCTGTGAAAATCATTGGCTCTTCATGCTTAAATTTCCCAGGAGTGAATAACCAATAAGTGTCCTTGAGTATCCTTCGGAGTTCAACTGATTTTGGAGCATCAAGTACAATATGTACCTTGGCATTAGTTTCATCACTCGTCCTCCAGTGATACCAATCACCAATGGTTTGGCCATGTCTTTCAGTGATCAAGACACAGCATTAAATCTGAAGTCCTCATGGTGAATGACTATGGTTTAActacacttttagcaatactccagcaccagaaatggaattcacACAAC includes the following:
- the LOC137277023 gene encoding pyroglutamylated RF-amide peptide receptor-like — its product is MSNSDCEETGPVRGPNFIQLYPSIVSVGVLLVFVGIPGNAIIFYIYAKKINIPVISFFIKVLTILNLVGTSCLLPALVIFKSNIEEDFFCKWFSVGQHVFVINTGVIYVTIAIQRYRKMCKTHQSQINASMAKKILLGCVLFSVASCSPHMFLLGVTRARVKFRCLAQVPYCGFAQTSLYTHIYITWMLLELSAVVVTLVVLYSLIGKHIAAHKRQMSRHPLSRGQGHKKLSNPTGMFFILTVIFLLSVAPRIGMAIYTRQTISNSTYSQSVHHVRDVMIMLPFINCVSNPFVYVFTSKVFRMHVVSLFCADGREESTSPPSITVRTQESVL